In Lautropia mirabilis, one DNA window encodes the following:
- the mutY gene encoding A/G-specific adenine glycosylase translates to MAHDNTLNLAPALIRWQRRHGRHHLPWQKTRLELGTPAGGAAVLRDPYRVWLSEVMLQQTQVATVIPYFEAFLRAFPTVNDLAAADAEQVMGLWAGLGYYSRARNLHAAARQVAEAGGAFPQTAQGLEALPGVGRSTAAAIAVFAFGERAAILDGNVKRVLSRVFAVEGDPAGSATLARLWAHAEAELPPEGAPAADLIDYTQGLMDLGAMVCTRSRPDCGQCPLAALCQARQQGEPERYPQARRKKTVPVRAVNLLWVEDAQRQVLLQARPDSGLWGGLWSLPEWPGEVPEGWQAVGSFSHVFTHFRMEATVWAPPVDVVRRAMADQAPASGAEGGIKAEPDALAKALPLPEQQRWLVPSALEGAPLPSPIRRWLQGQVLQPELISASA, encoded by the coding sequence ATGGCACACGACAACACCCTGAACCTTGCGCCAGCACTGATCCGCTGGCAGCGCCGGCATGGTCGGCACCATCTTCCCTGGCAGAAGACTCGCCTTGAGCTGGGCACACCGGCGGGCGGCGCAGCCGTGCTGCGTGATCCCTATCGCGTCTGGCTATCGGAAGTGATGCTGCAGCAGACGCAGGTGGCCACCGTCATTCCGTATTTCGAGGCCTTCCTGCGCGCTTTCCCCACGGTGAACGACCTGGCGGCAGCCGATGCCGAGCAGGTGATGGGCCTGTGGGCGGGGCTGGGTTACTACAGTCGGGCGCGCAATCTGCACGCGGCGGCGCGCCAGGTGGCAGAGGCGGGCGGCGCCTTTCCGCAGACGGCCCAGGGGCTGGAGGCCCTGCCCGGTGTGGGGCGCTCGACGGCAGCGGCTATTGCGGTGTTCGCCTTCGGCGAGCGGGCTGCCATTCTGGATGGCAACGTGAAGCGCGTGCTGAGCCGGGTGTTTGCCGTGGAGGGCGACCCGGCCGGCAGTGCAACGCTGGCACGGCTGTGGGCGCATGCCGAAGCCGAGCTGCCGCCCGAGGGCGCGCCGGCGGCGGACCTGATCGACTACACGCAGGGCCTGATGGACCTGGGGGCGATGGTCTGCACCCGAAGCAGGCCGGACTGTGGGCAGTGCCCGCTGGCGGCACTGTGCCAGGCCCGGCAGCAGGGAGAGCCCGAGCGTTATCCGCAGGCGCGCCGGAAAAAGACGGTTCCGGTGCGGGCCGTGAACCTGCTGTGGGTGGAGGATGCCCAGCGGCAGGTACTGCTGCAGGCTCGGCCCGACAGCGGGTTGTGGGGCGGGCTCTGGAGCCTGCCGGAATGGCCGGGCGAGGTACCCGAGGGCTGGCAGGCCGTGGGCAGCTTCAGCCATGTCTTCACACATTTCCGGATGGAGGCCACGGTGTGGGCGCCGCCGGTGGACGTGGTGCGCCGGGCCATGGCTGATCAGGCGCCGGCGAGCGGTGCGGAAGGGGGTATCAAGGCCGAGCCGGATGCACTGGCCAAGGCCCTGCCACTGCCCGAGCAGCAGCGCTGGCTGGTGCCGTCGGCGCTGGAGGGGGCGCCGTTGCCCAGCCCGATCCGACGCTGGCTGCAGGGGCAGGTCCTGCAGCCGGAGCTGATCAGCGCGTCTGCGTGA
- a CDS encoding dynamin family protein: MAKKGISEQIEAYGRWRSDLQSAIERYRDWLAQSDAADASLNVKLSQIIERLHDTLLKVAFVAEFSRGKSELINAIFFAQYGQRVVPSSAGRTTMCPTELLYDASMPVGIRLLPIDTRLMPVPLAELRNQDEHWRFIPVDMTDVKSLRQAFDSVRETLLVPTEQAREMGLYDDEQPVGRSVTPGQVEIPAWRHAIVNIPHPLLELGLVIIDTPGLNAIGAEPELTLNVIPNAHAVLFVLAADAGVTRSDIDVWQSNISKAHRTGRFVVLNKIDGLWDELRSDAENDLEIARQVVSVSNFLDLPTARVYPVSAQKGLVAKIQGNQALLRRSRLKELEHALSEEMIPQQQVIISEQVRREFEEASAVTLNLLTVRRRNQVEQAFELNGLRGKNQAMIRQMSRRVRDERTEFDDSLRHLAALRSVFTKHSQTMFTHLSQDSLRRHVDRTRQMMMASQLSSQLKDGMNALLTAVRLDFEEADRLVGEISQMMTAMYQRFSRDYGLSLGMPLRFSTKRYFTEIEQVAQTHQRQFSLLKLLTVNKAVLTQRFFDSAAVSLKKIYTVAIRELEGWLRSLMTPLESQVREHQAQLRRRMESVQRVMDAGDSLEERLQEIDEARARIERQLAQMKTLVEGVQAAIDRRPVRPVVVEELEAAPDLRGEPAAAGDASAGTAAQGKPAALENVPAGTDEQAPAVQPAAANQAGSADAV, translated from the coding sequence ATGGCAAAGAAAGGCATCAGCGAGCAAATCGAGGCGTATGGCCGGTGGCGGTCCGATCTCCAGTCGGCGATCGAGCGCTACCGTGACTGGTTGGCGCAGTCGGATGCGGCTGATGCCAGCCTGAACGTCAAGCTTTCGCAGATCATCGAACGGCTGCACGACACCCTGCTGAAGGTGGCATTCGTGGCCGAGTTCTCCCGTGGCAAGTCGGAGCTGATCAACGCGATCTTCTTCGCACAGTATGGCCAGCGGGTGGTTCCGTCGTCGGCCGGGCGCACCACGATGTGCCCGACCGAGCTGCTGTATGACGCGTCGATGCCGGTGGGCATCCGGCTGCTTCCCATCGACACGCGGCTGATGCCGGTGCCGCTGGCCGAGCTGCGCAATCAGGACGAGCACTGGCGCTTCATTCCGGTGGACATGACGGATGTGAAGTCGCTGCGCCAGGCCTTCGACTCGGTACGCGAGACGCTGCTGGTGCCGACCGAGCAGGCCCGCGAGATGGGCTTGTACGACGACGAGCAGCCGGTGGGCCGGTCGGTGACGCCGGGGCAGGTGGAAATTCCCGCCTGGCGGCACGCCATTGTCAACATTCCGCACCCGCTCCTGGAGCTGGGGCTGGTGATCATCGACACCCCGGGTCTGAACGCCATCGGCGCCGAGCCGGAGCTGACGCTGAACGTGATTCCGAATGCGCACGCGGTACTGTTCGTGCTGGCGGCCGATGCCGGGGTGACGCGCAGCGACATCGACGTGTGGCAGTCCAACATCAGCAAGGCGCACCGCACCGGGCGCTTCGTGGTGCTGAACAAGATCGACGGGCTGTGGGACGAGCTGCGGTCCGATGCCGAGAACGACCTGGAGATTGCACGCCAGGTGGTGTCGGTGAGCAATTTCCTGGATCTGCCCACGGCACGGGTCTATCCGGTGTCGGCGCAGAAGGGCCTGGTGGCCAAGATCCAGGGCAATCAGGCACTGCTGCGACGCAGCCGGCTCAAGGAGCTGGAGCATGCGCTGTCGGAAGAGATGATTCCGCAGCAGCAGGTGATCATCAGCGAGCAGGTGCGGCGTGAGTTCGAGGAAGCCTCGGCGGTGACGTTGAACCTGCTGACGGTGCGCCGGCGCAACCAGGTCGAGCAGGCCTTCGAGCTGAACGGGCTGCGTGGCAAGAACCAGGCAATGATCCGGCAGATGTCGCGCCGGGTGCGCGACGAGCGCACGGAGTTCGATGACAGCCTGCGGCACCTGGCGGCACTGCGCTCGGTGTTCACCAAGCATTCGCAGACGATGTTCACGCATCTGAGCCAGGACAGCCTGCGCCGGCACGTGGACCGTACCCGCCAGATGATGATGGCCAGCCAGCTGTCGTCGCAGCTCAAGGACGGCATGAACGCGCTGCTGACGGCGGTGCGACTGGACTTCGAGGAAGCCGACCGCCTGGTGGGCGAGATCTCGCAGATGATGACGGCGATGTATCAGCGCTTCTCGCGCGATTACGGGCTGTCGCTGGGCATGCCGCTGCGCTTTTCCACGAAGCGCTATTTCACCGAGATCGAGCAGGTGGCGCAGACGCACCAGCGTCAGTTCAGCCTGCTGAAGCTGCTGACGGTGAACAAGGCGGTGCTGACGCAGCGCTTCTTCGATTCGGCCGCGGTCAGCCTGAAGAAGATCTACACGGTGGCCATCCGCGAGCTGGAAGGCTGGCTGCGGTCACTGATGACGCCGCTGGAGAGTCAGGTGCGCGAGCATCAGGCGCAGCTGCGGCGGCGCATGGAGTCGGTGCAGCGGGTGATGGATGCCGGCGATTCGCTGGAAGAGCGCCTGCAGGAGATCGACGAGGCCCGTGCGCGCATCGAGCGCCAGCTGGCGCAGATGAAGACGCTGGTGGAAGGGGTTCAGGCAGCGATCGACCGGCGGCCGGTGCGCCCGGTGGTGGTCGAGGAGCTGGAGGCCGCGCCGGATCTGCGCGGCGAACCGGCAGCTGCGGGCGATGCTTCCGCGGGCACGGCTGCGCAGGGCAAGCCTGCCGCGCTGGAGAATGTGCCCGCCGGGACCGATGAACAGGCGCCTGCGGTGCAGCCGGCTGCGGCGAATCAGGCAGGGAGTGCGGATGCCGTATGA